One genomic segment of Candidatus Cloacimonadota bacterium includes these proteins:
- a CDS encoding HAMP domain-containing histidine kinase, with amino-acid sequence MKSKGIVLLCNTDNTIKSVLYNDLEIGNEILEGSDLIALFIETDIVKVKRFIKEIIREGAQFNWELNVILKNEVKTLVFDGALFDGVILLVGGIDNMNFELLSHELLKINNDQVNNVRSMAKQIADHSKQQEMLQKKSLDEMSLLNNELSNLQRQVMKQKIELERLNELKNQFLGIAAHDLRNPLGNIINLTEFLQDDIQDFSQDQAEFIGHIRDLSSYMLNLVNELLDYSAIEAGNITLNLEPTDFIELINKTLQYNKGVADKKDITITFTNKHKSIIIPIDV; translated from the coding sequence ATGAAATCAAAAGGAATTGTTCTGCTCTGTAATACTGATAATACTATTAAAAGCGTACTCTATAACGATTTAGAAATTGGAAATGAAATACTGGAAGGTTCTGATCTGATTGCACTTTTTATTGAGACTGATATAGTCAAAGTGAAACGCTTTATCAAAGAAATTATACGTGAAGGAGCTCAGTTCAATTGGGAGCTGAATGTCATATTAAAGAATGAAGTTAAAACACTGGTCTTCGATGGAGCACTTTTTGACGGTGTCATTCTACTTGTAGGGGGGATTGATAATATGAATTTCGAGTTGCTATCCCATGAGTTGTTGAAGATCAATAATGATCAGGTAAACAACGTTCGAAGTATGGCAAAACAAATTGCAGACCATTCCAAACAGCAAGAAATGCTCCAAAAGAAATCGTTAGACGAGATGTCTCTTCTTAATAATGAACTCTCGAACCTGCAGCGTCAAGTAATGAAACAAAAGATTGAACTCGAGCGATTGAATGAACTGAAAAACCAATTTCTTGGTATTGCTGCGCATGATCTCCGGAATCCACTTGGTAATATTATCAATCTAACCGAGTTTCTGCAGGATGATATTCAGGACTTTTCACAAGATCAAGCGGAATTCATCGGTCATATTAGAGATCTAAGTTCATATATGCTGAACCTTGTTAACGAACTACTGGACTATTCAGCTATCGAAGCCGGAAATATAACCTTGAATTTAGAACCAACAGATTTTATCGAATTGATCAATAAAACGCTTCAGTATAATAAGGGAGTTGCTGACAAAAAAGATATAACCATAACTTTCACCAATAAACATAAAAGTATCATTATTCCTATCGATGTTAT
- a CDS encoding cobalamin-dependent protein (Presence of a B(12) (cobalamin)-binding domain implies dependence on cobalamin itself, in one of its several forms, or in some unusual lineages, dependence on a cobalamin-like analog.): MDTIQYEAMSDEQVTLKAINIFYDRYPEYEKRYGEKGRKRAYKDWMYHLSYLSSAINIQESNLFLDYVAWCKMFFKSIHFPEVYLIASFEILADIYEQDNSDYGRTAYQYLSKVLERFPSLPNEINPFIQENSELGVMAQQYLNSLLRGERNYAEKIIFDAIEKGIFVKDIYLKIFQPVQYEVGRLWQLNVINVAMEHFCTAATQNIIARLYSHIFTGQKGNKKLISTSVSGELHELGIRMVTDFFEMEGWDTYYLGANTPHDSIIAMIENVKPDIIAVSATIAFNVDRVRELIFKIRENVSYNDYRIIVGGYPFNKNEYLWETVGADSFAINAEDAILSAQKLIDVR; the protein is encoded by the coding sequence ATGGATACAATACAATATGAAGCAATGAGTGATGAACAGGTCACGCTCAAAGCAATAAATATCTTTTACGATCGCTATCCGGAATATGAAAAACGATATGGTGAAAAAGGCCGAAAAAGAGCATATAAAGATTGGATGTATCACCTGTCATATCTGTCAAGTGCAATTAACATTCAAGAGTCTAATCTCTTCTTGGATTATGTGGCTTGGTGTAAAATGTTTTTTAAGAGCATTCACTTTCCTGAAGTGTACCTTATCGCAAGTTTTGAAATACTTGCAGATATTTATGAACAAGACAATTCGGATTATGGTAGAACTGCCTATCAATATCTCAGTAAGGTATTAGAGAGATTTCCATCACTTCCCAATGAAATAAATCCATTCATTCAAGAAAACTCTGAGCTTGGTGTCATGGCACAGCAGTATTTGAATTCATTATTGCGCGGAGAACGAAATTATGCAGAGAAGATCATTTTTGATGCAATTGAAAAAGGAATATTTGTAAAAGATATTTATCTTAAAATATTCCAGCCGGTTCAGTACGAAGTAGGCAGATTGTGGCAACTTAATGTAATCAATGTAGCTATGGAGCATTTCTGTACTGCAGCCACTCAAAATATCATTGCCCGACTTTATTCACATATCTTCACAGGACAAAAAGGCAATAAAAAACTCATCTCAACAAGTGTTTCCGGAGAACTTCATGAGCTGGGTATAAGAATGGTAACAGACTTCTTTGAGATGGAAGGATGGGATACATACTACTTGGGAGCAAATACTCCGCACGACAGCATTATTGCAATGATCGAAAATGTTAAACCTGATATCATAGCTGTTTCTGCAACAATCGCATTTAATGTGGATCGTGTACGTGAATTGATCTTTAAGATCAGAGAAAATGTGTCATATAATGATTATCGAATAATTGTTGGTGGATACCCATTTAACAAAAATGAATATCTCTGGGAAACAGTCGGAGCAGATTCATTTGCAATAAATGCTGAAGATGCTATTCTGTCAGCCCAAAAACTCATCGATGTAAGGTAA
- a CDS encoding PAS domain S-box protein — MIIILALAVYIYFKTSTNHFRQNLRRRLHDIVSISALDIDTGLHAVLTEPDQENNETYMVLKKKLQQIRDATSDIYFIYTMRYDEDTGISFVVDAEEDEEEIAHLGDIYTEASDFLREQIPDMDEPMVEEDFYTDNWGTWLTGYAPIYDGQGKREAILGIDIKADTVKKYEHQLMWVAIIMMLVAFPTIFFLGWYFGREIARPIVSIADTSSRIANGDLSLKVAVNSHDEIGMLALSFNKMTIQLNEMISNLEEKVKERTAELSKEIEERKITEKKLMVSERNYNAIMHDPSTFIGTTKPDGTLITANGAALTFIGKELKDVKGKKFWDTPWWEHSIILQERLKQSIFQAANGERAHFEASHKGKDGSEIFVDFSVRPVLDEFGNINSLIVEGIDISELKSTQEALRTNRERLKTAASILRHDITNDLTVIQSALYLYVNENDESMLDEIKSRVDMSLDTITRQREHENFLSTHAELDIYNIHDVLQTVLQKYDSLETTINGTCQVFADRAIYSVIGNIVTNAVQHGRMEKLDVDISEENDFCTVRIVDYGTGIPDEIKDRIFEKGFHYGPAGHTGIGLYIVKKTMEEFGGEVYVEDNHPNGTVIILKMRKVVTSNDS; from the coding sequence ATGATAATAATCTTAGCTTTAGCAGTCTATATTTATTTTAAAACCTCAACAAATCATTTTCGCCAAAATCTACGAAGACGACTTCATGATATTGTCAGTATTTCTGCTTTGGATATTGATACCGGTCTTCATGCAGTTTTAACGGAACCTGATCAAGAAAATAATGAAACATATATGGTACTGAAAAAGAAGCTTCAGCAGATAAGAGATGCAACATCGGATATCTATTTCATTTACACCATGAGGTATGATGAAGATACGGGGATCAGTTTTGTGGTTGATGCAGAGGAAGATGAAGAGGAAATTGCTCATCTTGGTGATATATATACAGAAGCCAGTGATTTTTTACGAGAACAAATTCCTGATATGGATGAGCCAATGGTCGAGGAGGATTTTTATACTGATAATTGGGGTACATGGCTTACTGGTTATGCACCGATCTATGATGGACAAGGTAAGAGGGAAGCAATACTGGGTATTGATATTAAAGCTGATACAGTGAAAAAATATGAGCATCAATTAATGTGGGTTGCAATAATAATGATGCTTGTTGCCTTCCCAACCATATTCTTTTTGGGATGGTATTTCGGACGAGAGATTGCACGACCAATAGTTTCCATCGCAGATACTTCGAGCAGAATAGCCAATGGCGATCTTAGTTTGAAAGTTGCCGTAAACTCACATGATGAAATCGGCATGCTTGCTCTCTCATTTAATAAAATGACGATTCAACTCAATGAGATGATAAGTAACCTGGAAGAGAAAGTAAAAGAAAGAACTGCAGAACTGTCAAAAGAGATTGAAGAACGCAAAATAACAGAAAAGAAACTCATGGTCAGTGAAAGAAATTATAATGCAATTATGCATGATCCGAGTACGTTCATTGGAACTACAAAACCGGATGGAACATTGATTACAGCAAATGGAGCTGCTCTTACATTTATTGGAAAAGAATTAAAGGACGTTAAAGGTAAAAAATTCTGGGATACACCCTGGTGGGAGCACTCAATAATACTTCAGGAAAGATTAAAGCAGAGTATATTTCAAGCAGCTAATGGAGAAAGAGCTCACTTTGAAGCAAGTCACAAAGGTAAGGATGGAAGTGAAATTTTTGTCGATTTTTCAGTCCGACCTGTACTGGACGAATTTGGGAATATCAATAGTTTAATTGTAGAGGGAATTGACATATCAGAACTAAAAAGTACCCAGGAAGCACTCAGGACAAATAGGGAAAGATTAAAAACTGCTGCTTCGATCCTTCGCCATGATATTACAAACGATCTAACCGTCATACAAAGCGCTCTTTATCTCTATGTGAATGAAAATGATGAATCAATGCTCGATGAAATAAAGAGCAGGGTCGATATGAGTCTTGATACAATTACTCGACAACGGGAGCATGAGAATTTCCTGAGTACTCATGCTGAACTTGATATTTATAACATTCATGATGTTCTTCAAACGGTATTGCAGAAATATGACTCTCTGGAAACCACTATCAACGGTACCTGCCAGGTCTTTGCAGACCGAGCTATCTATTCTGTTATAGGAAATATCGTTACTAATGCTGTTCAGCACGGGAGAATGGAGAAATTGGATGTTGATATTTCAGAAGAGAATGATTTTTGTACGGTTCGAATCGTCGATTATGGAACGGGAATTCCGGATGAAATAAAGGATAGAATATTTGAAAAAGGTTTTCATTATGGACCTGCAGGACATACAGGTATTGGATTATACATCGTTAAGAAAACAATGGAAGAATTCGGAGGTGAAGTATATGTGGAGGATAATCATCCAAATGGAACAGTCATCATCTTGAAAATGAGAAAGGTAGTCACATCGAATGATTCATAA
- a CDS encoding DUF134 domain-containing protein, with translation MPRPRKIRRVSKPPLCSRFKPVGIPARLLQVVDLSVDEYEALRLADYEGLEHKEAAEKMGISRPTFTRLIDQARKKIASGIIDGKEISIGGGDFQFQQHVARCRSCGTILDYAQRVPKICPECNDSDLENLNLNYQRGRGRGRGRWGRGR, from the coding sequence ATGCCGCGACCAAGAAAGATCAGGCGGGTAAGTAAACCGCCCCTCTGCAGCAGGTTTAAACCTGTAGGGATTCCTGCTCGTTTATTGCAGGTAGTTGATCTTTCCGTAGATGAATATGAAGCATTGCGGCTTGCAGATTATGAAGGACTGGAGCACAAAGAAGCAGCTGAGAAAATGGGAATTTCCCGTCCAACATTCACCCGTTTAATCGATCAGGCACGCAAAAAAATTGCATCCGGGATCATAGATGGTAAGGAAATAAGTATCGGCGGGGGTGATTTCCAGTTCCAGCAGCATGTTGCCCGATGCAGAAGCTGTGGTACGATCCTCGATTACGCACAAAGAGTGCCCAAAATATGTCCCGAGTGCAACGACTCCGATCTTGAAAACCTCAATCTGAATTACCAGAGAGGTCGTGGTCGCGGACGTGGACGCTGGGGGCGCGGAAGATGA
- a CDS encoding DUF5320 domain-containing protein, with protein MPRGDRTGPDGMGPMTGRAAGFCAGNDRPGYMTPAGGRGYNGRGYGRGMGFGYGRGFGRGRGYGRGFAPAYPVSYAPYPTQYQAEDEKDFLENELNILKNSLKQIETRLSEINASEKK; from the coding sequence ATGCCACGTGGAGACAGAACAGGTCCTGACGGAATGGGACCAATGACAGGTAGAGCTGCTGGTTTTTGTGCCGGAAATGACAGACCCGGTTACATGACCCCAGCAGGTGGACGAGGTTACAATGGTCGCGGCTACGGTCGTGGAATGGGATTTGGATATGGACGCGGCTTTGGACGCGGTCGTGGATATGGAAGAGGTTTTGCACCTGCATATCCGGTTTCTTATGCACCCTATCCCACTCAATACCAAGCTGAAGATGAAAAAGATTTTCTTGAGAATGAACTCAATATCCTCAAGAACAGTTTAAAGCAGATCGAAACTCGATTGAGTGAGATCAACGCTTCTGAAAAGAAGTAA
- a CDS encoding DUF5320 family protein, with translation MPRRNGTGPEGRGPGTGRRRGGCFSAFTKKDGSISVWRTLVIPMIGAVINDLRKPDSISRRTVNTIVNRFKSKQITDTGSTSNEIKGNYSVIDEEKGD, from the coding sequence ATGCCAAGAAGAAACGGAACAGGTCCCGAAGGACGAGGTCCGGGAACGGGTCGAAGACGAGGTGGCTGCTTTAGTGCTTTCACCAAAAAAGATGGAAGCATATCGGTGTGGCGAACCCTTGTCATCCCAATGATAGGAGCAGTTATCAACGACCTTCGTAAACCGGACAGCATTTCCAGGCGAACAGTAAATACAATCGTAAATCGATTCAAATCAAAGCAGATCACAGATACAGGGAGTACTTCGAATGAAATCAAAGGTAACTATTCTGTGATCGATGAAGAAAAAGGAGACTAA
- a CDS encoding NifB/NifX family molybdenum-iron cluster-binding protein gives MRIVISTENGQVAQHFGRCPEFTLVDIKNGSIVKKEVVPNPGHAPGVLPKYFNELGYKTIIAGGMGNRAQQLFQSYDMDWIIGVQGDIDCIIDEYLKGTLTEGDSMCEHGEGKGPGHGNCH, from the coding sequence ATGCGAATCGTTATTTCAACAGAAAATGGACAGGTAGCTCAACATTTTGGAAGATGCCCAGAATTCACGCTTGTTGATATCAAAAATGGATCTATAGTAAAAAAAGAAGTTGTACCGAATCCTGGGCATGCACCAGGTGTTCTCCCTAAATATTTCAACGAACTTGGTTATAAAACCATTATCGCTGGTGGTATGGGAAATAGAGCTCAGCAACTTTTTCAATCATATGATATGGACTGGATAATCGGTGTTCAGGGTGATATCGATTGTATTATCGACGAATATCTCAAGGGCACGCTTACTGAAGGTGACAGCATGTGTGAGCACGGCGAAGGTAAAGGACCGGGGCACGGAAATTGTCACTGA
- a CDS encoding MBL fold metallo-hydrolase, whose amino-acid sequence MKITIIFDNTTIDPALQSSWGFAALIEADERKILFDTGDNGDILMSNMKKLGIDPDSINDVFISHNHYDHVGGLSSFLSQNNNITLYTPPSFRGVHNIKKKLYIDQPTELHEGIYSTGELAHIEQSLIVKTKKGLVVIVGCSHPGVGLILDTAKQFGEPYALIGGLHGFKEYDVLEPLTLVCPTHCTEHINEIKIRYPEKYIEGGAGTIIEIE is encoded by the coding sequence ATGAAAATTACAATTATATTTGATAACACAACTATAGATCCTGCACTCCAATCATCATGGGGTTTTGCAGCTCTTATTGAAGCAGACGAGAGGAAAATCCTCTTTGATACAGGTGATAACGGTGACATATTGATGTCCAATATGAAAAAACTCGGTATCGATCCTGATTCAATCAATGATGTTTTCATTTCACACAATCATTATGATCATGTTGGTGGACTGTCATCTTTTCTTTCACAAAATAACAATATCACTCTCTATACTCCTCCCTCATTTCGTGGCGTTCATAATATTAAGAAAAAACTTTATATTGATCAACCAACAGAATTACATGAAGGAATATATTCTACTGGAGAACTCGCTCATATAGAACAATCCTTGATCGTAAAAACGAAAAAAGGACTGGTTGTCATTGTTGGATGTTCCCATCCCGGAGTCGGTCTAATTCTTGATACTGCAAAACAATTCGGTGAACCTTATGCCCTTATCGGAGGATTGCATGGCTTCAAAGAGTATGATGTACTTGAACCGCTTACACTTGTGTGTCCAACGCACTGCACTGAACATATAAATGAAATCAAGATACGCTATCCTGAGAAATATATTGAAGGCGGCGCTGGAACGATCATAGAAATCGAATAA
- a CDS encoding pyridoxal phosphate-dependent aminotransferase — protein MQNLISKRVSSISKSAIHEMTRLSNQLDDVAFLSWAKPTSGTPEHINRAAIKAIEQGLVGGYSPSDGLLELRREIVKKLKRDNNIIANPNQILVTVGAIEGIASAVMATVDPGDEVIVPSPTYSTHVRHVLLASAQPVFVPLHEEDDYALHIEDIKAAITPKTKAVLFCSPNNPTGTIFPEQTLRELADIAVENNLVIITDEAYEYFLYDGNQHFSIASIPEAQNNVISCYTFTKTYAMTGWRIGYLHAQEALIPHIKKAHIPYAICAPVISQYAALEALKGPQVCVKEFREHYQSARDLMCQRLDEMSDVFSYVKPTGSYLMFPKILLDEGKNSFEFCVNLLQKAKVSTTPGVAFGPTGESHLRLSFCVEEAMIDKAFDRMKDYFNKEGYK, from the coding sequence ATGCAAAATCTCATCTCTAAACGTGTTAGTTCAATCAGTAAATCAGCAATTCATGAAATGACGCGTCTGTCAAACCAACTCGATGATGTTGCTTTTCTCTCATGGGCAAAACCTACATCAGGAACTCCCGAGCATATAAATAGAGCTGCTATCAAAGCAATCGAACAAGGACTTGTCGGAGGTTATTCGCCGAGTGATGGACTCTTAGAACTCAGAAGAGAAATTGTTAAAAAACTAAAACGGGATAATAATATCATTGCCAATCCCAACCAGATTTTAGTTACAGTCGGAGCAATCGAAGGCATTGCATCTGCAGTCATGGCAACGGTCGATCCGGGTGATGAAGTTATTGTTCCATCACCAACCTACTCAACTCATGTTCGTCATGTATTGCTTGCATCAGCTCAGCCGGTTTTTGTTCCACTTCATGAGGAAGACGACTATGCTCTTCATATTGAAGATATAAAAGCAGCGATCACACCCAAAACGAAAGCCGTCCTGTTTTGCAGTCCAAATAATCCTACAGGTACTATTTTCCCAGAGCAAACCTTGCGTGAGTTAGCCGATATAGCTGTCGAAAATAATCTTGTGATCATTACTGATGAAGCGTATGAGTATTTCTTATATGACGGCAATCAGCATTTTAGCATTGCGTCGATCCCAGAAGCACAAAACAATGTCATTTCCTGCTATACTTTTACAAAAACCTATGCAATGACAGGCTGGCGTATTGGTTATCTTCATGCACAGGAAGCATTGATACCCCACATTAAAAAAGCGCATATCCCCTATGCGATCTGTGCTCCTGTGATCTCACAATATGCAGCCCTTGAAGCTCTCAAAGGTCCTCAAGTTTGCGTCAAAGAGTTTCGTGAGCATTATCAATCAGCCCGGGATCTTATGTGCCAGCGACTTGATGAGATGAGCGATGTCTTTTCTTATGTCAAACCAACCGGTTCATACCTCATGTTCCCGAAGATCCTTCTTGATGAAGGAAAAAACTCATTCGAATTCTGCGTGAATCTCCTTCAAAAAGCGAAGGTTTCAACTACTCCAGGGGTTGCGTTCGGCCCAACAGGAGAAAGTCATCTGCGGCTCTCGTTCTGTGTTGAGGAAGCAATGATCGATAAAGCGTTCGACCGGATGAAAGATTATTTCAATAAAGAAGGATATAAATGA
- a CDS encoding VOC family protein codes for MIKHIGLAIHDPSEITNFYQNVLGLTIEKEFTLTKDLNQKLFGFYEEVPVTRMSNDNMILEIFVTTLPSTNSYAHICVEVENRESLIDKVKMNNYQCTIIKRNSHTLVFIQDKFGNNFEIMKKNNHD; via the coding sequence ATGATTAAACATATCGGACTGGCAATTCATGATCCCTCTGAGATAACGAATTTTTATCAGAATGTTCTTGGACTTACCATTGAAAAGGAATTTACACTTACAAAAGACCTAAATCAAAAACTATTCGGGTTTTACGAGGAAGTGCCTGTTACAAGAATGTCAAATGACAACATGATTCTCGAGATTTTTGTAACAACCCTGCCCTCGACCAATAGCTACGCTCATATATGTGTTGAAGTTGAAAACCGCGAAAGTCTTATCGACAAAGTGAAAATGAATAATTACCAATGTACTATCATAAAAAGAAACTCCCATACACTCGTATTCATCCAGGACAAATTCGGTAATAATTTCGAGATCATGAAGAAGAATAACCATGATTAA
- a CDS encoding ATP-binding protein, with protein sequence MKISIASGKGGTGKTTLATNLAYLISQTCPVVLTDLDVEEPNSKFFIKGNKISEKKVFKMIPEWDKDKCILCGNCQKVCQFNAVIKLWEEVLIFDKLCHSCYACSELCPKNALPMKSYDVGKITQFEYHDIHFVEGKLNVGEEQAVPLIAQTIDYVHKKFPHDMLLIFDSPPGTSCPVIEATKDADYIILVTEPTPFGLHDLTLAVEVMRELKKDFGIVINRYGIGNDDVITYCKNERIPLLGTIPNMKAAAEAYAKGELLSTAIPEIKTALNKIIQNLKVCEVL encoded by the coding sequence ATGAAAATTTCAATTGCAAGCGGAAAAGGTGGAACAGGCAAGACGACTCTTGCCACGAATCTTGCGTATCTTATTTCCCAGACATGTCCTGTTGTTCTCACTGATCTGGATGTAGAAGAACCGAATTCAAAATTTTTCATCAAAGGAAATAAAATATCAGAAAAAAAAGTGTTTAAAATGATCCCTGAATGGGATAAGGACAAATGCATCCTGTGTGGAAATTGCCAGAAAGTATGCCAGTTCAATGCAGTGATCAAACTCTGGGAAGAAGTACTGATTTTCGACAAACTATGCCATAGCTGCTATGCATGTTCCGAATTATGTCCAAAGAATGCATTACCGATGAAATCTTATGACGTTGGAAAGATAACTCAATTCGAATATCATGATATTCATTTCGTCGAAGGGAAACTCAATGTTGGTGAAGAGCAAGCTGTTCCTCTTATTGCACAAACGATTGATTATGTTCATAAGAAATTCCCTCATGACATGCTCCTTATTTTTGATTCTCCTCCCGGCACATCCTGCCCGGTTATCGAAGCAACAAAAGATGCGGACTACATCATTCTGGTTACCGAACCGACTCCTTTCGGGCTGCACGATCTCACACTTGCAGTGGAAGTTATGCGTGAATTGAAAAAAGATTTCGGCATTGTTATTAATCGTTACGGAATTGGTAATGACGACGTTATCACCTATTGCAAAAATGAGAGGATTCCCCTCCTCGGAACTATCCCAAATATGAAAGCAGCTGCAGAAGCATATGCAAAAGGAGAACTTCTGTCAACAGCAATTCCAGAAATCAAAACCGCACTGAACAAGATCATCCAAAACTTGAAAGTCTGCGAGGTGCTGTAA